The proteins below are encoded in one region of Thermococcus peptonophilus:
- a CDS encoding TrkH family potassium uptake protein, which translates to MLDFRKHINVSDDFFVVRNLTGSILEGVGVAYLVPALLVWAYPDEIKYVPYFALPGMASILFGAWLSRHSSKIEDVNLRQAMVAAAFTWLLASLVSVVPFMKIAHMPLLDSYFECMSAWTGTGLTMMSNLQSYPKMLLFWRAWMQWLGGIGIVLVALTVLIRPGVAAARLYRAEARSERILPNLVNTAKVIFEIYLVLTLVGVYLYYINGMGLFDALTHSMTGLGTGGMSTHDESIGFFHSPAINAVTIFLMIMGAVNFTVHYRVFKNRSLKPFFADIQVRYMFFFLIPAVSLIAYSLVQVGDSLANALQGAVFHAVSAISCTGFQISDLSKYPEVGKFLLAVLMVIGGGAGSTAGGIKLIRITLMYESLKWTIESAILPKGAVIKRKVGNYVFSEEDIQEVMSFTMTYVAFLLAGVLYTMLRVHANLADALFEVASAQGNVGLSVGITSPAMPADLKFVYILLMWIGRLEIFSTLVFIISVFFLLPGGLRR; encoded by the coding sequence ATGCTGGACTTCAGGAAGCACATCAACGTCTCCGATGACTTCTTCGTCGTTAGAAACCTCACTGGCTCAATACTTGAGGGTGTGGGAGTGGCTTACCTTGTTCCCGCACTGCTGGTGTGGGCCTATCCCGATGAGATAAAATACGTGCCCTATTTTGCCCTGCCCGGAATGGCTTCAATCCTGTTCGGGGCCTGGCTCAGCAGGCACTCCAGCAAGATTGAGGATGTAAACCTCAGACAGGCGATGGTTGCTGCTGCATTTACCTGGCTCCTCGCTTCACTCGTCAGCGTTGTCCCATTTATGAAGATCGCTCACATGCCCCTGCTGGATTCCTATTTTGAGTGCATGAGCGCTTGGACCGGGACGGGTCTTACGATGATGAGCAACCTCCAGAGCTACCCAAAGATGCTTTTGTTCTGGAGGGCGTGGATGCAGTGGCTCGGTGGTATTGGCATAGTGTTGGTGGCCCTCACCGTCCTCATTCGTCCCGGTGTTGCCGCGGCCAGGCTCTACAGGGCTGAGGCAAGGAGCGAGAGGATCCTTCCAAACCTGGTGAACACGGCCAAGGTCATATTTGAAATATACCTCGTCCTGACGCTTGTGGGTGTTTACCTCTACTATATCAACGGAATGGGTCTCTTCGATGCACTCACTCACTCCATGACCGGCCTCGGGACTGGTGGTATGAGCACCCACGACGAGAGCATAGGATTCTTCCACAGTCCGGCTATAAACGCCGTGACGATATTCCTCATGATAATGGGCGCCGTTAATTTTACCGTTCACTACAGGGTCTTCAAGAACAGATCCCTTAAACCGTTCTTCGCGGACATTCAGGTCAGGTACATGTTCTTCTTCCTCATCCCCGCGGTTTCCCTCATCGCCTACAGTCTGGTGCAGGTTGGGGATTCCCTTGCCAACGCGCTTCAGGGCGCGGTTTTCCATGCGGTCTCAGCTATAAGCTGTACCGGATTCCAGATATCCGACCTCTCCAAGTATCCGGAGGTTGGGAAGTTTCTCCTGGCTGTGCTGATGGTAATCGGCGGCGGTGCCGGAAGCACCGCGGGTGGAATAAAGCTGATAAGGATAACTCTGATGTACGAGAGCCTTAAGTGGACCATTGAAAGCGCCATACTCCCGAAGGGCGCCGTCATCAAGAGAAAGGTCGGGAACTATGTCTTCAGTGAGGAGGACATACAGGAGGTAATGAGCTTTACGATGACGTACGTCGCGTTCTTGCTTGCGGGAGTTCTCTACACAATGCTGAGGGTCCATGCTAACCTCGCGGATGCGCTCTTTGAAGTGGCCTCTGCCCAGGGTAACGTCGGCCTCAGCGTGGGCATAACCTCTCCAGCGATGCCGGCTGACCTTAAGTTCGTCTACATACTCCTCATGTGGATAGGCAGGCTTGAGATATTCTCAACGCTCGTGTTCATAATAAGCGTGTTCTTCCTTCTCCCCGGGGGGCTGAGAAGGTGA
- a CDS encoding energy-coupling factor ABC transporter ATP-binding protein, which translates to MKVLEVRNLRFQYPRSKEPALNGVNLSVRKGEMVGIIGPSGSGKSTLVLTFNGIIPHSIRGEFSGEVLVRDPSTGEELRTLETPVSKLSTIVGLVLQNPESQLFNMTVEDEVAFALENLGLLREEIEERVSWALEIVGLEGKREEFPPNLSGGEKQRLAIASVLAMKAPIIVMDEPTSQLDPGGKKEVENVILRLRREGVTVIIVEHDSRFLFRNADRIVVLKDGGVFLEGKPREVARRVEELLGLGVKLPHSLILSHRLGLPPLLSPEEFQPRVTHQR; encoded by the coding sequence GTGAAAGTTCTGGAAGTTAGAAACTTGCGTTTCCAGTACCCGCGCTCGAAAGAGCCTGCCCTCAATGGAGTAAACCTGTCAGTTAGAAAGGGAGAGATGGTCGGAATAATCGGGCCGAGCGGGAGCGGAAAATCGACGCTTGTTCTAACGTTCAACGGTATAATCCCTCACTCCATTCGGGGCGAGTTTTCGGGGGAAGTGCTTGTCAGAGATCCCTCAACGGGGGAGGAATTGAGGACTCTGGAGACCCCGGTTTCCAAACTCTCCACCATTGTTGGTCTTGTGCTACAGAACCCCGAAAGTCAGCTGTTCAACATGACGGTTGAGGATGAAGTGGCCTTCGCCCTCGAAAACTTGGGCCTTCTAAGGGAAGAGATAGAAGAGAGGGTCAGCTGGGCGCTAGAGATAGTTGGTCTGGAAGGAAAACGGGAAGAGTTTCCACCAAACCTCAGCGGTGGGGAGAAACAGCGATTGGCTATAGCATCGGTTCTGGCCATGAAGGCGCCGATAATCGTTATGGACGAGCCAACGTCTCAGCTCGACCCGGGGGGCAAGAAAGAAGTTGAAAACGTGATCCTTAGGCTGAGAAGAGAGGGAGTAACGGTGATAATCGTCGAACACGATTCCCGCTTCCTCTTCAGAAATGCCGACAGAATAGTTGTGCTCAAGGACGGGGGGGTGTTCTTGGAGGGTAAGCCCAGGGAAGTCGCCAGAAGGGTCGAGGAACTTTTGGGACTTGGAGTTAAACTGCCACACTCCCTTATACTCTCCCACCGTCTTGGCCTTCCGCCGCTTCTTTCTCCAGAGGAGTTTCAGCCGAGAGTAACTCATCAACGCTGA